A part of Salmo salar chromosome ssa18, Ssal_v3.1, whole genome shotgun sequence genomic DNA contains:
- the LOC123728777 gene encoding equistatin-like yields the protein MAILTIILLVSTAFALGDATLRPMTPCERARYAATHGPIGAYIPTCDAAGRYTPKQCSGSTGYCWCVTTTGQKIQGTETPPGTAINC from the exons ATGGCGATATTGACCATCATTCTGCTTGTTAGCACAGCTTTTGCTCTGGGAG ATGCTACGTTACGACCCATGACCCCCTGTGAGCGTGCTAGATATGCCGCGACACATGGCCCAATTGGAGCCTACATCCCCACGTGTGACGCCGCTGGACGATACACCCCTAAGCAATGTTCGGGCTCTACAG GTTACTGTTGGTGTGTGACCACTACTGGACAGAAGATTCAGGGTACGGAGACTCCACCAGGCACTGCTATCAACTGCTAG